The following are from one region of the Rhodospirillaceae bacterium genome:
- a CDS encoding SIS domain-containing protein produces MTFPDEKYEDIGAFSDAYFEQISSAAASVDRVTLVQAADVIEQTYRENKTLFVCGNGGSAAISGTFVCDHSKLVQTDTNLTARVVSLADNMSMITAIANDLSYDDIFQYQLQTLANFGDTLLTISASGDSENVVKAASWARENKMPVIAFTGFEGGRMADLASVHLHVQADNYGVIEDVHQSLMHLLAQFIRQKQMSAGLIANRKF; encoded by the coding sequence ATGACGTTTCCAGACGAAAAATATGAAGACATCGGTGCCTTTTCCGATGCCTATTTTGAACAAATTTCCAGCGCCGCGGCGTCGGTGGATCGGGTCACACTTGTTCAGGCGGCCGATGTTATTGAACAGACTTACCGGGAAAACAAAACCCTGTTCGTTTGTGGCAACGGCGGCTCGGCGGCGATTTCCGGGACTTTTGTCTGTGACCACTCAAAACTGGTTCAAACCGATACCAACCTGACCGCCAGGGTCGTTAGTCTTGCCGATAACATGTCGATGATCACCGCTATCGCCAATGACCTTAGCTACGACGACATTTTCCAGTATCAACTGCAAACCCTGGCCAATTTTGGCGATACGCTGCTGACGATCAGCGCCTCGGGCGATTCCGAAAACGTCGTCAAGGCGGCGAGTTGGGCGCGTGAAAATAAAATGCCGGTGATTGCCTTCACCGGCTTTGAGGGCGGCCGCATGGCTGACCTTGCAAGCGTGCACCTGCATGTGCAGGCCGATAATTACGGCGTTATCGAGGACGTTCACCAGTCGCTGATGCACTTATTGGCTCAGTTCATTCGCCAGAAACAGATGTCCGCCGGACTGATCGCCAACCGCAAGTTCTAG
- a CDS encoding class I SAM-dependent methyltransferase yields the protein MIRFALKARKDAPMSIDFYSSYCAYKNYQTPTLAAKDRARFDGEIWNPADFSNAMSCLEIGSGEGAFLEYLAAKGVTSFQGIDHDPALKAVQPSQVAAHFECVDVWEYLQNGAASFDRIVLLDVLEHFTPEEGFRLLSLIKGALAADGKIVLKVPNGSSPWGINYQFGDLTHKTAYNGESLRQLATACGLQVEALYDQRRGSSRRMTTDAIIHRFLSWALLTPPPHWGANLYCIISVQKAQGDP from the coding sequence ATGATACGGTTTGCACTGAAAGCCCGGAAAGATGCGCCCATGTCGATAGATTTTTATTCCAGCTACTGCGCTTACAAGAATTATCAAACGCCGACACTGGCAGCCAAGGATCGCGCACGCTTTGACGGCGAAATCTGGAATCCTGCCGACTTTAGCAACGCCATGAGTTGCCTTGAAATCGGCTCAGGCGAGGGCGCTTTTCTGGAATATCTGGCGGCCAAGGGCGTGACCAGTTTTCAGGGCATCGACCATGACCCGGCATTAAAAGCGGTGCAGCCGTCGCAAGTGGCAGCGCACTTTGAATGCGTTGACGTTTGGGAATATTTGCAAAACGGGGCTGCGTCTTTTGACCGCATTGTCCTGCTCGATGTGCTGGAACATTTTACGCCAGAGGAAGGGTTTCGTTTGTTGTCACTGATCAAGGGGGCGCTTGCCGCTGATGGCAAAATCGTCCTTAAGGTGCCCAACGGCTCTTCGCCCTGGGGGATCAATTACCAGTTCGGCGACCTGACCCATAAAACTGCCTATAACGGGGAAAGCCTCAGGCAGCTGGCGACAGCTTGCGGATTACAGGTTGAGGCGCTTTATGATCAACGCCGCGGCTCCTCCAGGCGGATGACGACCGACGCAATTATCCACCGGTTTCTAAGCTGGGCCCTGCTCACCCCGCCGCCCCACTGGGGGGCAAACCTTTACTGTATTATTTCAGTGCAAAAAGCACAGGGCGACCCCTAA
- a CDS encoding MFS transporter, with protein sequence MINRRALISWCLYDWANSAFPTVIITFVFATYYTSSVAADKVIGTAHWGYTMSLSALAVAIAAPVFGAIADKGGGRKPWLGFFTTLCIILSSVLWLVEPDPSFALLALIAVGLANFAFETGMVFYNAMLPGLGPQSHIGRISGWGWGLGYFGGLFCLALTLVGFVQPETPWFGLEKETAEHVRAAAVLVAVWYAVFSIPLFLFTPDKASGGGSFLCSVKTGLNELMTTLRQVRDYRDIVRFLIARMIYTDGLNTLFAFGGIYAAGSFGMELNEIIIFAIGMNVTAGIGAAAFGWVDDAIGPKKTIMIALIGLTVLSTALLIVEGKTLFWIFGLPLGLFVGPAQAASRSMMARLAPEHLRTEMFGLFAFSGKATAFLGPALLGVVAVAFDSQRAGMATILVFFALGMILLIRVPEP encoded by the coding sequence GTGATCAACCGTCGCGCCCTGATTTCATGGTGTTTGTACGACTGGGCTAACTCGGCTTTTCCGACGGTGATTATCACCTTCGTTTTCGCCACCTATTACACAAGTTCGGTCGCCGCCGACAAAGTCATCGGCACCGCCCACTGGGGTTACACCATGAGTCTGTCGGCGCTGGCCGTGGCCATTGCGGCCCCGGTCTTCGGGGCGATTGCAGACAAGGGTGGCGGACGCAAACCCTGGCTCGGCTTTTTTACGACCCTTTGTATTATTTTGAGTTCGGTGTTGTGGCTGGTTGAGCCGGACCCGTCATTCGCTTTGCTGGCGCTGATTGCTGTCGGCCTTGCCAATTTCGCCTTTGAAACCGGCATGGTTTTCTACAACGCCATGTTGCCGGGATTGGGACCGCAAAGCCACATTGGCCGAATTTCCGGCTGGGGTTGGGGCCTTGGCTACTTTGGCGGCCTGTTCTGCCTGGCCCTCACCCTGGTCGGTTTTGTTCAGCCCGAAACGCCGTGGTTTGGGCTCGAAAAAGAAACCGCAGAACATGTGCGGGCGGCGGCGGTTCTGGTCGCCGTGTGGTACGCGGTCTTCTCGATACCACTGTTTCTTTTCACTCCGGACAAGGCCTCGGGGGGCGGCTCTTTTCTGTGTTCGGTGAAAACCGGCCTTAATGAACTGATGACGACATTAAGACAGGTTCGCGACTATAGGGATATCGTCAGGTTTCTCATTGCCCGGATGATTTATACGGACGGCTTGAATACGCTGTTCGCTTTTGGCGGCATTTACGCCGCTGGTTCTTTTGGTATGGAACTAAATGAGATCATCATCTTCGCCATTGGCATGAACGTAACGGCAGGCATCGGTGCTGCCGCGTTCGGCTGGGTCGACGATGCGATCGGGCCGAAGAAAACGATCATGATCGCCCTTATTGGGCTGACGGTCCTCAGCACGGCGTTGCTGATTGTTGAAGGCAAGACCTTGTTCTGGATTTTTGGATTGCCACTGGGGCTGTTTGTCGGTCCGGCCCAGGCGGCCAGCCGTTCAATGATGGCCCGTCTGGCCCCAGAACATTTAAGGACGGAAATGTTCGGCCTGTTCGCGTTTTCAGGCAAGGCGACGGCGTTTCTGGGCCCGGCACTGCTTGGCGTGGTGGCAGTGGCTTTTGATAGTCAACGAGCGGGCATGGCGACCATATTGGTTTTTTTCGCCCTCGGTATGATCTTGTTAATCCGGGTGCCGGAACCTTAA
- the purH gene encoding bifunctional phosphoribosylaminoimidazolecarboxamide formyltransferase/IMP cyclohydrolase: protein MQAQIRRALISVSDKTGLVEFGKFLGQSGVEILSTGGSAGVLRDAGVDVVEVSEHTGFPEIMDGRVKTLQPTIHGGLLAVRGNPEHEAAMEKHNIAPIDLLVVNLYPFEETVARGAAFDDCIENIDIGGPALIRAAAKNHAFVTVVVDPDDYGRVMEEMKAGDSATTPAFRKQLAATAYARTGSYDAAISGWFAGQLGDTLPQRIAFGGLRKQTMRYGENPHQEAAFYGNGDNRPGVATARQLQGKELSFNNLNDTDAAFELIAEFTDTACAIIKHANPCGVAHGATLKEAYQKALACDTESAFGGIIALNRALDGETATLIADLFAEVIIAPEIDDAAREILGQKKNLRVLATGGMPDPDATGMTIRSLSGGYLLQGRDNRVLEDLNVVTIRQPSEREMTDLKFAFTVAKHVKSNAIIYAKDGATVGVGAGQMSRVNSSRIAAWKAADAARVAGDETSWAIGSVVASDAFFPFADGLLAAAEAGATAVIQPGGSMRDDEVIAAADEAGLAMVMTGMRHFRH, encoded by the coding sequence ATGCAAGCCCAGATCCGCCGCGCCCTGATTTCCGTTTCCGATAAAACCGGACTCGTCGAATTCGGTAAATTCCTTGGCCAAAGCGGTGTCGAAATTCTTTCCACTGGCGGTTCCGCCGGTGTTTTACGCGACGCGGGCGTTGATGTTGTAGAAGTTTCCGAACACACAGGGTTTCCTGAAATCATGGACGGCCGGGTCAAGACCCTGCAGCCGACAATCCACGGCGGCTTGCTTGCGGTGCGTGGCAATCCTGAGCATGAAGCGGCGATGGAAAAACACAATATCGCCCCCATTGATTTGCTGGTCGTCAACCTGTACCCGTTTGAGGAGACAGTGGCGAGGGGCGCCGCCTTTGATGACTGCATTGAAAACATCGACATCGGTGGCCCGGCCCTGATCCGCGCCGCCGCCAAGAACCACGCCTTCGTCACCGTCGTCGTCGATCCGGATGACTACGGCCGGGTGATGGAAGAAATGAAAGCCGGCGATAGCGCCACCACACCCGCCTTTCGCAAACAATTGGCGGCCACCGCCTACGCCCGCACTGGTTCCTATGACGCCGCCATCAGCGGTTGGTTCGCAGGACAACTGGGCGACACCCTGCCACAACGCATTGCCTTTGGCGGGCTGCGCAAGCAGACCATGCGTTACGGCGAAAACCCGCACCAGGAAGCCGCCTTCTATGGCAACGGCGACAACCGTCCAGGAGTCGCAACCGCCCGGCAACTGCAAGGCAAGGAGCTTAGCTTTAACAATCTGAACGACACCGATGCCGCTTTTGAACTGATCGCCGAATTCACCGACACCGCCTGCGCCATCATCAAGCACGCCAACCCCTGCGGTGTTGCCCACGGGGCAACACTGAAAGAGGCCTACCAAAAAGCATTGGCCTGTGACACCGAAAGCGCCTTCGGCGGCATCATCGCCCTGAACCGGGCCCTTGACGGGGAAACCGCCACCTTGATCGCCGACCTGTTCGCCGAGGTCATCATCGCCCCTGAAATCGACGACGCGGCACGAGAAATTCTTGGCCAGAAAAAAAACCTGCGGGTGCTCGCCACCGGCGGTATGCCCGATCCCGACGCCACCGGTATGACCATCCGCTCTTTATCGGGCGGCTACCTGCTGCAGGGTCGCGACAACCGGGTCCTCGAAGATTTGAACGTCGTCACCATACGCCAGCCCAGCGAGAGGGAAATGACGGACCTGAAATTCGCTTTCACCGTCGCCAAACACGTCAAGTCAAACGCCATCATCTACGCCAAAGATGGCGCCACTGTTGGCGTTGGCGCCGGCCAAATGAGCCGCGTCAATTCCTCGCGTATCGCTGCCTGGAAAGCCGCCGACGCGGCAAGGGTTGCGGGTGACGAAACAAGCTGGGCCATTGGCTCGGTGGTTGCCTCTGACGCTTTCTTCCCGTTTGCCGATGGCCTGCTGGCCGCTGCGGAAGCCGGGGCGACGGCGGTTATCCAGCCCGGCGGCTCCATGCGGGACGACGAAGTGATCGCCGCCGCCGACGAAGCCGGTCTTGCCATGGTGATGACCGGTATGCGCCACTTCCGCCATTAA
- a CDS encoding GGDEF domain-containing protein — protein MLQPSPKSFAFKTIRLKLVVYVGLILFGGFLATNILSYQISKNTIRNTVLENELPLSSNTIYSEIQTDLLRPIFISSLMANDTFLRDWVINGEQDPDLMVRYLKSIRDKYNAFTSYFISARTLNYYHFSGLARTLVVDDPNDEWFLRAARMDEDYEINIDFNDEQDNALTIYINYRVLDFQNNFIGIAGVGLGLESVAKMIRAYQENFRRTIYFVGKGGDIYLDSAAAVRKVGNIHKIPGLMDLAPKILSTNRGAYTYKRGNDTILLTTRYIPELKWHLLVELSESQATQDLWESFLTNLVIGLAVIILTIVLISYTVNLFQSRLEEMASTDKLTGLGNRQTFEIVINQALSQFARSPTPFSLILIDVDKFKFINDTYGHLVGDHVLQTMAALTREKTRQSDILCRWGGEEFIILAPNCALDDANRLAENIRKSIMESRFVLKNPSQQITISAGVAEIMENEVADQIVGRADKALYAAKQNGRNRVENA, from the coding sequence ATGTTGCAACCATCGCCAAAAAGTTTTGCTTTCAAGACGATCCGGCTGAAGCTGGTTGTTTATGTTGGTCTTATTTTGTTTGGCGGGTTTCTGGCGACAAATATTCTTAGTTACCAGATATCAAAAAACACCATCCGCAATACGGTTCTTGAAAATGAACTGCCCCTGTCCTCCAACACCATCTATTCGGAGATTCAGACCGATCTTTTAAGGCCGATCTTTATTTCATCGCTAATGGCCAATGATACTTTCCTGCGGGATTGGGTGATCAATGGTGAACAGGACCCGGATTTGATGGTCCGCTATCTTAAATCCATTCGCGATAAGTACAACGCCTTTACCAGCTATTTCATTTCGGCCAGAACCCTTAACTATTATCACTTTTCTGGCCTGGCCCGGACTCTCGTCGTGGACGATCCCAATGACGAGTGGTTTTTACGCGCCGCCAGGATGGACGAGGACTATGAAATCAATATCGACTTTAATGATGAGCAAGATAACGCCCTGACCATCTATATCAATTACCGGGTCCTTGATTTCCAAAATAATTTTATAGGCATCGCTGGCGTCGGCCTTGGCCTTGAGTCCGTCGCCAAAATGATCCGCGCGTATCAGGAAAATTTCAGGCGCACGATTTATTTCGTCGGCAAGGGAGGAGACATATATCTCGATTCAGCTGCCGCAGTTCGCAAAGTTGGGAACATCCATAAAATTCCAGGCCTTATGGATTTAGCCCCGAAAATTCTTTCTACCAATCGCGGCGCCTATACCTACAAACGTGGAAATGACACCATTCTGCTCACCACCCGCTATATCCCTGAACTCAAGTGGCACCTGCTGGTAGAGTTGAGCGAATCCCAGGCGACACAGGATTTGTGGGAAAGTTTCCTCACCAACCTTGTCATAGGGCTGGCTGTCATCATCCTGACTATTGTGCTGATCAGCTATACGGTTAACCTGTTCCAGTCACGGCTGGAGGAAATGGCCAGCACCGACAAACTGACCGGGCTTGGCAACCGTCAGACATTCGAGATTGTCATCAATCAGGCGCTTTCCCAGTTCGCCCGCAGCCCAACACCTTTTTCGCTGATTTTAATCGATGTCGACAAGTTCAAATTCATTAACGACACTTACGGCCACCTGGTCGGTGACCATGTCCTGCAAACGATGGCCGCCCTTACCCGCGAGAAAACGCGTCAGTCTGACATTCTTTGTCGCTGGGGCGGCGAGGAATTCATTATCCTGGCCCCCAACTGCGCCCTGGACGATGCCAATCGCCTGGCTGAAAATATTCGCAAATCGATCATGGAAAGCCGCTTCGTGCTCAAAAACCCGAGCCAGCAAATCACCATCAGTGCCGGGGTCGCGGAAATTATGGAGAATGAAGTGGCCGATCAAATCGTTGGCCGCGCCGACAAGGCTCTCTACGCCGCTAAGCAAAATGGTCGCAACCGGGTCGAAAATGCCTAG
- a CDS encoding DUF4336 domain-containing protein, which yields MVSDIPNTLRESDPGQIWLKEYPIQYGGCRFNARMTIIRLSDGRLMIHSPSPIDAVTKTEIEALGPVAFIIAQGNFHYLNVISAQDVFPDAQTHICPGVEKKDPKTKPPEAIPI from the coding sequence ATGGTTTCTGACATCCCGAATACCTTAAGGGAATCTGATCCAGGTCAAATTTGGCTGAAGGAATATCCAATCCAATATGGGGGGTGTCGTTTCAATGCGCGAATGACCATCATTAGGTTAAGTGATGGCCGATTAATGATCCATTCTCCCAGCCCAATTGACGCCGTGACAAAAACGGAGATCGAAGCACTTGGGCCCGTGGCCTTCATAATAGCGCAGGGCAATTTCCATTATCTGAACGTCATATCAGCTCAGGACGTCTTTCCGGACGCGCAGACACATATATGTCCGGGCGTCGAGAAAAAGGATCCAAAAACAAAGCCCCCGGAGGCAATCCCCATTTAA
- a CDS encoding NAD-glutamate dehydrogenase, translating to MLDATEKDKSQLIARVVRAAKSRLSATNAKTVGKFIRSYYENVPPSDLADTTPESLFGAALAHWKQASVRKSGKALLRVYNPSMKADGWDCDHTVIEIVNDDMPFLVDSITSELNRQELTVHLVIHPVIGVTRAKNGKVTGLVSLGKPSKGALSESYMHLQVTEQSGKRLLEIQKGLDKVIKDVRAAVEDWMGMRQAMSSLIDELDTAPKGVAGEDVSEAQDFLRWAHGDHFTFLGYREYDFIGNGKAASVIVNRQSGLGVLRKSSVVMFRELQNLASMPPEVRAFVSKGDLLIVNKADAISTVHRPVHMDSIAVKRYDAKGKVIGQRVFVGLFTSSAYNRSPRDIPLLRLKLKKTFDSAGFAPASHDGKALLNIIETYPRDELFQVSEDQLLETSLGILHLQERQRVALFLRRDDFERFISCLVYIPRDRYTTALRQQIQVVLERAFDGTQLSFYTQLDDSPLARLHINIQTTPGEIPKYDAAKIEAELVEVAHSWGDRLQQKLTAAHSEEKGQHYFMRYRQAFMSAYQDQYNATQAVEDIERIEETLETGNLGMSLYRPVAAEEDEVYFKVYQPDQAIPLSDVLPMLEDMGLRVLNELPYEVHPDVNGGRLVMIHDFGLQTRDGSRVNLAAIRHKFQDAFARIWAGEVESDGFNALVLLGGLGWRDVMVLRACCKYLRQAGIAFSQNYMEQTLANNPHLARQIVELFKARFDPASKGSMKILQKRLDGELEKVQSADEDRILRRYINLIMAMLRTNFYQTVDGAPKPSLSFKLDSQKVDELPLPRPLREIFVYSPRVEGIHLRFGMVARGGLRWSDRREDFRTEILGLVKAQQVKNTVIIPVGSKGGFVLKKAPDMSDREAFQAEGIACYKAFISGLLDITDNLKGNKVVPPTDTVRIDGDDPYLVVAADKGTATFSDIANSVSIDYGFWLGDAFASGGSAGYDHKKMGITARGGWESVKRHFREMDFNCQKQDFNVIGVGDMSGDVFGNGMLLSPHIQLIGAFNHMHIFIDPNPDAAKTIVERKRMFKLPRSSWTDFDTKLISKGGGIFERSAKSIQLSEEIRKRFDIAKTSITPNELIRILLTAKTDLLWFGGIGTYIKETGESHLDVGDRANDAIRINAAELNCKVVGEGANLGVTQRARIEAALGGVRLYADSIDNSAGVDCSDHEVNIKILIDKVVARGDLPIKQRNPLLAKMTNEIGLQVLVDNYRQTQAINMILFEGMGVFDNQVRLMRMLEKGGRLNREVEFLPDDETLIERGATKTGLTGPEIAVLMSYAKIWVNDELLDSSLPDDKALLDDLVTYFPTPLRETYKKEIINHRLNREIIATQATNSIINRAGGSFIHQLVERTGMPPSEVVRSYIIARRCLGMRTIWNEIDALDNKVPAAIQTRMRLDTNRLVEWVTLWFLRNGRRPLDISSHVAEFADGFGALYDCLGSCLPKHYQKDIIQRGKPYVKAGVPKALAKQVTGLVNMFSGCDIIRLASSRNVSVSEAARIYFAIGTRFHLGSLRAAADKLETRSHWQKLAVAALVEEIYGHQLALASQVMDASKRRRKNFDTDVVISAWANKTRIAVERTEQLIAELSATEINDLSMIAVASRQLRTLAEMPAG from the coding sequence ATGCTAGATGCGACCGAAAAAGATAAGAGCCAGTTGATTGCGCGAGTGGTCAGGGCAGCGAAGTCTCGATTGTCTGCGACGAACGCCAAAACCGTTGGCAAATTTATTCGCAGTTATTACGAAAATGTGCCGCCAAGTGATCTGGCCGACACGACGCCCGAGAGTCTTTTCGGGGCCGCACTGGCGCATTGGAAACAGGCATCCGTTCGCAAGTCCGGCAAAGCCCTGTTGCGGGTTTATAACCCCAGCATGAAAGCTGATGGCTGGGATTGTGATCATACGGTCATTGAAATCGTCAATGACGACATGCCGTTCCTGGTCGATTCCATAACATCCGAATTAAACCGTCAGGAATTGACGGTGCATTTGGTCATTCATCCGGTGATCGGTGTTACGCGCGCCAAAAATGGCAAGGTGACGGGACTGGTTTCCCTGGGCAAACCATCGAAGGGTGCGCTCAGCGAGTCATATATGCATTTGCAGGTTACCGAACAGTCGGGCAAGCGACTGCTGGAAATTCAGAAGGGTCTCGATAAAGTTATCAAGGATGTGCGCGCCGCCGTCGAAGACTGGATGGGTATGCGTCAGGCGATGTCGTCGCTTATCGATGAGCTCGATACGGCCCCCAAGGGCGTTGCTGGCGAAGATGTATCCGAAGCACAGGACTTCCTGCGTTGGGCGCATGGTGATCACTTTACCTTCCTGGGCTACCGTGAATACGATTTCATTGGCAATGGCAAGGCGGCCTCGGTCATCGTCAACCGTCAGAGCGGCCTGGGCGTGCTTCGGAAATCCTCGGTTGTGATGTTCAGAGAACTGCAGAATCTGGCTTCCATGCCGCCCGAAGTGCGCGCCTTTGTCAGCAAGGGCGATCTTTTGATCGTCAACAAGGCAGACGCCATTTCCACGGTTCACCGTCCTGTCCATATGGATTCCATCGCCGTCAAGCGTTATGACGCCAAAGGCAAGGTTATTGGCCAGCGGGTTTTTGTCGGCCTGTTTACATCAAGCGCCTACAATCGCAGCCCGCGGGACATTCCGCTGCTGCGCCTGAAGCTGAAGAAAACATTCGATAGCGCCGGTTTTGCACCAGCTAGCCACGATGGCAAGGCCCTGCTAAATATTATCGAGACCTATCCGCGCGATGAACTGTTTCAGGTTTCTGAAGATCAGTTGCTTGAAACGTCGTTGGGCATTTTGCATTTACAGGAACGTCAGCGGGTCGCCCTGTTCCTGCGCCGCGATGATTTCGAGCGTTTTATATCGTGCCTTGTTTATATTCCGCGTGATCGGTACACGACAGCCCTGCGCCAACAGATTCAGGTGGTTCTGGAGCGCGCCTTCGACGGTACGCAACTGTCTTTCTACACCCAGCTTGATGATTCGCCGCTTGCCCGCCTGCATATCAACATTCAGACAACGCCCGGTGAAATACCAAAATATGACGCGGCAAAGATCGAGGCGGAGCTTGTCGAAGTGGCCCATTCATGGGGCGATCGTTTGCAGCAAAAGCTGACGGCGGCCCACAGCGAGGAAAAGGGCCAGCATTATTTTATGCGCTACCGCCAGGCATTTATGTCGGCCTATCAGGATCAGTATAACGCCACCCAGGCGGTTGAAGATATCGAGCGAATTGAGGAAACCCTTGAAACCGGAAACCTGGGCATGAGTCTTTACCGCCCGGTTGCGGCGGAAGAAGACGAGGTCTACTTCAAAGTTTACCAACCCGATCAGGCCATTCCCCTGTCCGATGTTTTGCCGATGCTCGAAGACATGGGCCTAAGGGTTCTTAACGAGCTTCCCTATGAAGTGCACCCCGACGTGAATGGCGGACGGCTTGTCATGATTCACGATTTTGGCCTTCAAACCCGCGATGGTTCGCGTGTCAATCTGGCCGCAATCAGGCATAAATTCCAGGATGCCTTTGCCCGTATTTGGGCCGGCGAAGTTGAAAGTGACGGCTTCAACGCGCTCGTTCTGCTTGGTGGCCTGGGCTGGCGCGATGTCATGGTTCTGCGTGCATGTTGCAAATATCTGCGTCAGGCCGGTATTGCGTTCTCGCAAAATTATATGGAGCAAACCCTTGCCAATAATCCACATCTGGCGCGCCAGATTGTCGAGTTGTTCAAGGCCCGTTTTGACCCGGCCAGCAAGGGTAGTATGAAAATCCTGCAAAAACGCCTGGACGGGGAACTGGAAAAAGTTCAAAGCGCCGACGAGGACCGGATTTTAAGACGTTACATCAATTTAATCATGGCGATGCTGCGGACCAACTTTTATCAAACTGTTGATGGCGCCCCCAAGCCGTCCCTGTCGTTCAAGCTGGACAGCCAGAAAGTTGACGAATTGCCGCTGCCCCGGCCCTTAAGGGAAATTTTTGTTTACAGTCCCAGGGTCGAGGGTATCCACCTGCGCTTCGGCATGGTTGCACGTGGCGGCTTGCGCTGGTCGGACCGGCGGGAGGATTTCCGGACTGAAATTCTCGGCCTGGTCAAGGCCCAGCAAGTCAAGAACACGGTCATTATCCCGGTTGGCTCGAAGGGCGGCTTTGTGCTAAAAAAAGCGCCCGATATGTCCGACCGTGAAGCCTTCCAGGCCGAAGGCATTGCTTGTTACAAAGCCTTTATTTCGGGCCTTCTCGACATCACCGATAACCTGAAAGGCAACAAGGTCGTGCCACCGACCGATACGGTGCGAATTGATGGCGACGACCCATATCTGGTGGTCGCCGCCGACAAGGGAACGGCGACATTTTCCGATATCGCCAATTCGGTTTCTATTGATTACGGGTTCTGGCTCGGTGACGCCTTTGCTTCCGGCGGATCGGCTGGTTATGACCACAAAAAAATGGGTATCACCGCACGTGGCGGCTGGGAATCGGTGAAGCGGCATTTCCGCGAGATGGACTTCAACTGCCAGAAACAGGATTTCAATGTCATCGGCGTTGGCGATATGTCCGGCGATGTTTTTGGCAACGGCATGTTGCTGTCGCCACACATCCAATTGATCGGCGCTTTTAACCACATGCACATTTTTATCGACCCCAATCCCGATGCGGCGAAGACCATTGTCGAGCGCAAACGCATGTTCAAACTGCCACGCTCGTCGTGGACGGATTTCGATACCAAACTGATATCGAAAGGCGGCGGTATTTTTGAACGTTCGGCAAAATCCATCCAGCTTTCCGAAGAAATCAGAAAACGTTTCGACATTGCCAAAACCAGCATTACCCCCAATGAGCTGATCCGAATTTTGCTAACCGCTAAAACAGACTTGCTGTGGTTCGGCGGCATTGGCACCTACATCAAGGAAACCGGTGAGTCTCATCTTGATGTTGGGGACAGGGCGAACGACGCTATCCGCATCAACGCGGCGGAACTAAATTGCAAGGTCGTTGGCGAAGGGGCCAATCTGGGCGTTACCCAACGGGCTCGTATCGAGGCGGCATTGGGCGGAGTCAGACTGTATGCGGATTCCATTGATAATTCGGCAGGTGTTGATTGTTCGGATCACGAGGTCAACATCAAGATTCTGATCGACAAGGTCGTCGCCCGCGGTGATTTGCCAATCAAACAACGCAACCCCCTGCTTGCAAAAATGACTAACGAAATCGGTCTGCAGGTCCTGGTCGATAATTACCGCCAGACCCAGGCGATCAATATGATCCTGTTTGAAGGTATGGGCGTCTTCGATAATCAGGTGCGTTTGATGCGGATGCTGGAAAAGGGCGGGCGCCTTAACCGTGAAGTTGAATTCCTTCCCGATGATGAAACCCTGATCGAACGCGGGGCGACAAAAACCGGCCTGACCGGGCCGGAAATTGCGGTCTTGATGTCTTACGCCAAAATCTGGGTGAACGATGAACTTCTGGACTCAAGCCTTCCCGACGACAAGGCATTGCTGGATGACCTGGTCACCTATTTCCCAACGCCACTTCGTGAGACTTACAAAAAGGAAATCATTAACCACCGGCTGAATCGTGAGATTATCGCCACCCAGGCAACCAACTCGATTATCAACCGGGCCGGCGGCTCGTTTATTCATCAGCTTGTCGAACGTACCGGAATGCCGCCAAGCGAAGTGGTCAGGTCCTATATCATTGCCAGGCGTTGTTTGGGGATGCGGACGATCTGGAACGAAATCGACGCACTGGATAACAAGGTACCGGCGGCTATTCAGACACGTATGCGCCTCGATACCAACCGCCTGGTCGAATGGGTGACGCTCTGGTTCCTGCGCAATGGCCGCAGACCCCTTGATATTTCAAGCCACGTTGCGGAATTCGCCGATGGCTTTGGCGCGCTTTACGATTGTCTGGGAAGCTGTCTGCCCAAACACTATCAAAAAGATATTATCCAACGCGGCAAGCCTTACGTTAAAGCCGGTGTGCCAAAGGCCCTGGCCAAGCAGGTTACCGGGCTGGTTAACATGTTCTCGGGCTGTGATATCATTCGTCTGGCGAGCAGTCGAAATGTCAGCGTCAGCGAAGCGGCGCGTATTTACTTTGCCATTGGCACCCGCTTTCATCTGGGCTCGCTCAGGGCGGCAGCGGACAAACTGGAAACCAGGAGTCATTGGCAAAAATTGGCGGTCGCGGCCCTGGTCGAGGAAATTTACGGCCATCAGCTGGCCCTCGCCTCGCAGGTTATGGATGCCAGCAAGCGCCGGAGAAAGAACTTCGACACTGATGTTGTCATTTCCGCCTGGGCAAATAAAACCAGGATCGCCGTTGAGCGCACCGAACAACTGATCGCTGAATTGTCGGCAACGGAAATTAATGACCTGTCCATGATCGCCGTCGCCAGCCGTCAGCTCAGAACGTTGGCTGAAATGCCTGCTGGGTAG